From Halobacterium sp. R2-5, the proteins below share one genomic window:
- a CDS encoding methyltransferase domain-containing protein, whose amino-acid sequence MHDVRYFERFARFYDLGMPAADRGDLAAGLAAAERPVKRVLDVGGGTGRAARALAEDTREVAGRDVTVVDASAEMLKEARESGLPVVQGDAAGLPFRDDSVDAVTVVDALHHFPDRDGALAEAARVLRPGGVLVVRDFDPETLRGRLLVAAEHAIRFQSAFDAPDDLAARMERAGLDATVLERGFASTVVGVEPGPP is encoded by the coding sequence ATGCACGACGTTCGGTACTTCGAGCGGTTCGCGCGATTCTACGACCTCGGGATGCCAGCCGCGGACCGCGGCGACCTCGCGGCGGGGCTGGCGGCCGCCGAGCGACCAGTGAAACGCGTGCTGGACGTCGGCGGCGGCACGGGGCGGGCGGCTCGCGCGCTCGCCGAGGACACCAGAGAGGTCGCGGGCCGGGACGTGACGGTCGTCGACGCGAGCGCGGAGATGCTCAAGGAAGCGCGCGAGAGCGGGCTTCCGGTCGTCCAGGGCGACGCCGCCGGCCTCCCGTTCCGCGACGACAGCGTCGACGCGGTCACCGTCGTGGACGCGCTCCACCACTTCCCCGACCGGGACGGCGCGCTCGCGGAAGCCGCGCGCGTGCTGCGTCCCGGCGGCGTGCTCGTCGTGCGGGACTTCGACCCGGAGACGCTGCGCGGCCGGCTGCTCGTCGCGGCGGAGCACGCGATCCGCTTCCAGTCCGCGTTCGACGCGCCGGACGACCTCGCCGCGAGAATGGAGCGCGCGGGACTGGACGCGACCGTCCTCGAACGCGGGTTCGCGTCAACCGTCGTCGGCGTCGAACCGGGACCGCCTTAA
- a CDS encoding GNAT family N-acetyltransferase, with product MQYAVLGDPQDGPTLRLDWRAFSYAGKFVMSNTGKAVAYEGEPLAEREDWPPDARDADGSVEDVVGAVSFNDDRTDAETAWLRYVTVRQNRRGDGIGARLCAFAAEHLLADRERVRIAVNNPFAYEALHKAGFGFTGEETGIAELVLERPRSDRGARYQDGLDVYRQRDLSEAEAAFLERKLGGGPPAVLPGVDS from the coding sequence GTGCAGTACGCGGTACTCGGCGACCCCCAGGACGGCCCGACGCTCCGGCTGGACTGGCGGGCGTTCAGCTACGCCGGGAAGTTCGTGATGTCGAACACCGGGAAAGCCGTGGCTTACGAGGGGGAACCGCTGGCCGAGCGCGAGGACTGGCCGCCGGACGCCCGCGACGCGGACGGTTCTGTGGAAGACGTCGTCGGCGCCGTCTCGTTCAACGACGACCGGACGGACGCCGAAACCGCGTGGCTGCGGTACGTCACCGTCCGACAGAACCGCCGCGGCGACGGAATCGGCGCGCGCCTCTGCGCGTTCGCGGCCGAACACCTGCTCGCGGACCGCGAGCGCGTGCGAATCGCGGTGAACAACCCCTTCGCGTACGAGGCCCTCCACAAGGCCGGGTTCGGGTTCACCGGCGAGGAGACCGGTATCGCCGAACTGGTGCTTGAGCGGCCCCGTTCGGACCGTGGCGCGCGCTACCAGGACGGCCTCGACGTCTACCGCCAACGTGACCTCTCCGAGGCGGAAGCGGCGTTCCTCGAACGGAAGCTAGGTGGCGGGCCGCCCGCCGTGCTTCCCGGCGTCGATAGCTGA